Within the bacterium genome, the region TAGCGGGAAGGTAATAATCAACAAGAGGGATTTTAATACATACTTTGGTGGAAGGGCAAAAAGGTTTGAATCTTTTGTCTTTGCACCATTCTATGCCACGCAAACCTGCGGGAAATTTGATTGTTTTGTAAATATTAAAGGTGGTGGCATATCTGGCCAGGCTGGAGCAATAAGAGAGGGTTTAGCAAGGGCATTGGCAAAAAAGAATGAGGAATTAAAGCCCATCCTTAATAAAACAGGTCTTCTTAAAAGGGATACAAGAATTCACGAGAGAAAGAAATAT harbors:
- the rpsI gene encoding 30S ribosomal protein S9, whose translation is MTEQIQASGKRKEAGARVRLIPGSGKVIINKRDFNTYFGGRAKRFESFVFAPFYATQTCGKFDCFVNIKGGGISGQAGAIREGLARALAKKNEELKPILNKTGLLKRDTRIHERKKYGLYGRRRRFQFSKR